A region of Dioscorea cayenensis subsp. rotundata cultivar TDr96_F1 chromosome 5, TDr96_F1_v2_PseudoChromosome.rev07_lg8_w22 25.fasta, whole genome shotgun sequence DNA encodes the following proteins:
- the LOC120260159 gene encoding UPF0496 protein 1-like, with protein sequence MGCINSIMVCINSSNADSPTLPRSTRRAISTVATDAATLHSLSFTALRTAASALIDVNSDALDNIRQLKDDISSNPDLLFFVKYYLQTSIDTLRFFTALKDSLSKARETELLVRDAVLLFEDAHDPSAALEKLQEFKDEGDPFTEKFVDEFKLVCERQQSILHDLLLRKKVLDQKLGEIKAWRKVWNIVYSAVFAAVLISSVVLAAVAAPPAVTAAAAAASGAMAPLQLWLDSMWDNFQKPSEEERKIIDSLGKETSFAIHELNSIRSLVDSLEGKIRSIIHRAELAIDGEEEEEVKVVMIEIKLKAGEFAKSVEQLEKEVDRRGDELKRATATILQTVTD encoded by the coding sequence ATGGGTTGCATCAACAGCATCATGGTTTGCATCAACAGCAGCAACGCCGACTCCCCGACACTCCCCCGAAGCACGCGCAGAGCCATCTCCACCGTCGCCACCGACGCCGCCACACTCCACTCCCTCTCCTTCACCGCCCTCCGCACCGCCGCCTCCGCTCTCATCGACGTCAACAGCGATGCCCTTGACAACATCCGCCAGCTCAAAGACGATATCTCCTCCAACCCTGACCTCCTCTTCTTCGTCAAATACTACCTCCAGACCAGCATCGACACTCTCCGCTTCTTCACTGCTCTCAAGGACTCCCTCTCCAAAGCCCGTGAAACCGAGCTCCTTGTCCGTGACGCCGTGCTCCTCTTTGAAGACGCTCATGACCCCTCCGCCGCCCTCGAGAAGCTCCAGGAGTTCAAGGACGAGGGCGATCCCTTCACTGAGAAGTTCGTCGATGAGTTCAAGCTCGTGTGCGAGCGCCAGCAGTCCATCCTCCATGATCTCCTCCTCCGCAAGAAAGTTCTAGATCAGAAGCTCGGTGAAATCAAGGCATGGAGGAAGGTCTGGAACATTGTTTACTCGGCTGTCTTCGCTGCCGTTTTGATCTCCTCCGTTGTGCTCGCTGCTGTGGCTGCGCCGCCGGCGGTGACCGCCGCTGCTGCGGCCGCGTCCGGCGCCATGGCGCCGCTGCAGCTGTGGCTGGATTCAATGTGGGACAACTTTCAGAAGCCCTCTGAAGAGGAGAGGAAGATCATTGATTCACTGGGGAAGGAGACCTCATTCGCCATTCATGAGCTGAATAGCATTAGGTCTCTTGTTGATAGTTTGGAGGGGAAGATTAGGTCTATTATTCACAGAGCTGAGCTCGCCATTGATggggaagaggaagaagaggtgAAGGTGGTCATGATTGAGATCAAGCTCAAGGCCGGAGAGTTTGCAAAGAGTGTGGAGCAATTAGAGAAGGAGGTGGACCGCCGAGGCGATGAACTGAAGAGGGCCACGGCTACTATTTTGCAAACTGTCACTGATTGA